In one Spirosoma rigui genomic region, the following are encoded:
- a CDS encoding tetratricopeptide repeat protein produces the protein MNNDLETIENYLTGQLSDEARAQFETTLRTDPAVADALAFYVLAQHTAKVDALSQRRDELDALYKRSRPVSDTTTNHVPVLAPASNRRLWSVPMRWVAAASVLLLLGLGWYFFRISNAQDATQLADAYVTRTYGQLSTTMGGTAADKLTQGIGLYNEGKFAEAETAFAAVLTEQPDNDRALKFAGLVALRQKKYDSAIDRFHQLSQRTDLVSNAGTFLEAIALLQRNRPMDKGQAKKLLEEVINKNLDGKNEAMKIIPHVD, from the coding sequence ATGAACAACGATCTGGAAACGATTGAAAATTACCTGACGGGTCAGCTCTCCGACGAGGCCCGCGCTCAGTTTGAAACTACCCTCCGCACCGATCCGGCGGTGGCCGACGCACTGGCTTTCTACGTGCTGGCTCAGCATACCGCTAAAGTGGATGCCCTGAGCCAGCGCCGTGATGAACTGGATGCCTTGTATAAACGCTCCCGGCCAGTGTCGGATACGACCACAAATCACGTACCGGTACTGGCCCCCGCATCAAATCGCCGGCTGTGGAGCGTGCCCATGCGCTGGGTAGCTGCGGCTAGTGTGCTGTTACTGCTTGGACTGGGCTGGTACTTCTTCCGGATTAGCAACGCGCAGGATGCTACCCAACTGGCCGATGCCTACGTTACCCGTACCTATGGGCAGCTGAGTACAACCATGGGCGGTACTGCTGCCGATAAACTGACCCAGGGAATTGGACTGTATAACGAGGGGAAATTTGCCGAAGCCGAAACCGCCTTTGCCGCCGTACTAACCGAGCAGCCAGATAACGACCGGGCCTTGAAATTTGCGGGTCTTGTTGCCCTGCGCCAGAAAAAGTACGACTCTGCTATTGACCGGTTTCACCAACTCAGTCAGCGTACAGACCTGGTCAGCAACGCTGGTACGTTTCTGGAAGCGATTGCGCTCCTGCAACGGAACCGACCGATGGATAAAGGGCAGGCTAAAAAATTGCTTGAGGAGGTGATTAACAAGAACTTGGACGGCAAGAACGAGGCAATGAAAATCATACCTCATGTAGATTAA
- a CDS encoding RNA polymerase sigma factor, giving the protein MQHYSDADLMAGIRAGGPQRRLYENKLYERYDYLVADGVRKHRLAEDDCASAYSDAVLTVFDHISSGRFEGRSELKTYLYQIFANKCVDAIRKKTTNRSSVHDAFSLDDSLMQLPDAARLAVQHLIAKSDVEILHQHLKNLGDKCRSMILLWGEGYSDDEIAQSMDYNSAAVAKTSRLRCLDKLRERYRNAP; this is encoded by the coding sequence ATGCAACACTATTCAGATGCCGACCTGATGGCAGGGATTCGTGCGGGTGGTCCACAGCGTCGGCTTTACGAAAATAAGCTGTACGAACGCTATGATTATCTGGTGGCTGATGGCGTTCGCAAACACCGCCTGGCCGAGGACGACTGCGCCAGTGCCTACTCCGACGCGGTTTTAACCGTTTTCGATCATATCAGCAGTGGCCGTTTCGAAGGACGTTCGGAACTTAAAACGTACCTGTATCAAATATTTGCAAACAAATGTGTTGACGCAATTCGAAAAAAGACGACTAATCGAAGTAGTGTCCATGATGCCTTTTCGCTCGACGACTCGCTGATGCAGTTACCCGATGCGGCCCGCCTGGCCGTGCAGCATCTCATCGCCAAAAGTGATGTAGAAATCCTGCACCAGCATCTGAAAAACCTCGGCGACAAGTGCCGCTCCATGATTCTGTTGTGGGGCGAAGGGTATTCGGACGACGAAATAGCGCAGTCGATGGACTATAATTCGGCGGCTGTGGCTAAAACCAGCCGTCTGCGCTGCTTAGACAAACTTCGCGAACGCTATCGTAACGCGCCATGA